aaatattttattaataaaataaaagataatttagtgttttttgtaatttgtaatttaaagaaatgcagaTGATACTTTTCTCCTATAGCTATGCTTACCATAAACGTCTAATTAAAACGCCTGATGTATAGTGTCATTGTTTATGTTCCTTATGTGTATAGATCTGTATAAAAAGGGAGTAGATCTATAACTTCTTGTGATAAAAAAGTCATTATAAACTGAAAGTGATTCTTTTGTTGCATAATATTAAATGCAATATCCAAGCCTCCTGTGTGTTCAGCTAGCTGTTCTGGCTCTGAAATATCTGCTCAAACACTGCCTTTTCTGTTCGCATTAGGCCTCCGTGGGAGCTTCGGTAGTTTCTCTACTCTGGACTTTGACATGAGGTTCTTCTGCTTACGATGCATCAATCCACATCCAGTGCCTTGCAAAGTTCACACCCTCACATTTGTCCATGTTTTGAagtgttacagccacaaacttgaATGCATTTAGCTGAGATTTTAGCGCTTTGCAGAACCGTCTTTTGCTGCTGTCACAGCTGAGTCTTTTGGGAGTATGTCTTTACCAGTTCTGGACAGCTACAGATGttattatttctaaaagaaTATCTCAAGTTCTGTTGAATAGGATGAAGAGCATCTGGGAACAGGAGTTTTTGAATCTTGCTACAgaatttagatctggactttaactATTCTGTAGCAATTCATGCACATGCCTTACTCTCATTATTGCTGGAAGTTGGCTGGACCTTTGCTTTTGTCTCAAGTCTTTTTGAGCCTCTAAATGATTTTCTCTCAGGATTGCAGTGAGTTTCGGCCCCGCAGCATGGCcatgccaccaccgtgtttcaccgTGGGGATGATAATGTCAAAATGATATAGATTAGTAGTTTTTTGTCACATAGAGCACATTGCTTGGAGATCAATAACAATTCAGTTTTGCAAAAGAGAGAGGTTTGGTCTCGCTGTAAAGAAACACAACCGTTCCTCCACATGAgttgtggatttctgcagccCCTCCAGAGTTACCGCTGGATCCTTGACCATTTTTCTGCTTAACAGTCTCCTGAAAAACCATGTCTTGGTTTATAGTTTTGCaattatgacaaaaatgtttcagaagttCAAAGCTTAGGATGTTATTTTACACACTAAACCCAATAACTTTatctctgacctctgacagacagagcagctggatttatTCAGAGTTCAAATCACACACTGCGAATGAATAAATTGGTTGCACTTGATTTATTCAGAGGCACCACAGTGAAGAAAAAAGCGTGACCTTTCAGGTCATTTTCTGTCCAAAATTGTGCACATTTTTGAGTTATGCTATCActgaaaaatcctttaaaaaatacataaaagtttgtggttgtttcaTAAATGTGGCAAAGATCAGGAGTGGTGAATTATTTTGCAGGGTACTGTATGTGTTGATTTCTATTCACCCTTTAAATTAATTggaacaaaatgtatttatcagTTGAAAGGCACAATTTCTgtagtcatttttcttttccttgtttctctgtttatctTGCTTTCTTACTCGGAGTTCTCTCACgtgttaaatgtttaagaactgtatttgtgtttcttttgctGGCTGCTTGGTTTTGttaccaagaaaaaaaaagtttgttcctgtatttttcttttgagcTCATCAActtggattatttatttaaccgCTACAGGTGCAATAAGTTGTCCAACCAAACTGTTACTAATAAAGGTTATCCACCATCTCGTATGCACAAATATAGCAGTACTTAAACCTGTCTGTTTTCTTGAAGTCATTTCTTGTCTTATAAAAgttaacatgttttaattacacgctctcttgtctttcccatctCAAAGAATCACTTATGGAACCAGACCTCTGTCATATAATACTCCAAGGAggcaggaaaaaatatatttaaaaagaagctaaaCACATCTATCCTATGAGAATTgcaaggtgtttttttttaattgtcattttGTTAAAAGCAATTGGTTTTtattgtgagatttttttttcatctgaaaaaaaaatgacactaaaGTTTGGGATTTCTAACAATGTCAGTTTGAAGTTATGATACTTCAATATGAGATTAATTTGTTGTCAGGGCAGaattcaaataaatgtagaGCATTTACCTGCCTCTTGTAgtttttaaggatttatttacttaaaacaaaaaatgccacaaaaagCTTCCTGCTTCGTTTTAAAGTGGTGCTTCCAGTCTTTGTCCTACAGAGGGAGCTCCTGAGTCACCGAGCAGTAGAGAAAACCCAAAGAAGCATGAAGTGtccatgttttaaaagttgaaagcGTTAACATAAAAAGGTGTATAAGTTGAGTGTTTATATTCATTTGTATTGCGTTTCCTTTTAGTATTTAATGCCTCCGTTACAGTTGAGAAGAAATGccttatatttgttttattagacATCTTTGATTACAGTGTAGATAAATTGTATTATATCATTTATCACCATCAGGATGAGCATTAAATTGAACGATAGACTCATCCTTCCCATgtcctttttgttttatcagcatatgaagattttcttttactttatatacaaacaaaattatgaCGCGTATTACTTTTATTCTGAAGCGAATACAGGACTCGGCACACGTGGAAAGTAAAGGTTAGAACAATTCACAATGGTGCCGAAACAAGACGTGTGGGCATGCACCACTGACGCAGGTGAACTAAATTTGCGGTGCATTAAAAGAGCTACCAAAAGCAGAGATGAAGAAgtgcatcacttcctgtcataATGAGAatgctgcagcaaaaaaaaaaaaaaaaaaaaaagatgccatggaaatattttctgccACGAGGTCAGAGCAGAAACACTCCGAAGAGAAACTCATCTTCCAGTGCCTGGCACAGGTTCACTTACCTCAGTGGGAGACAGTCTGATgcttttaaacagatttatattTCTGTGGACTCCAGGCTTCATAGAGGTCGATGCCCTCAGTGAACTGCATGGCTGCATCAATTTTGaacaatataaaagaaaaacaaacaaacacaataatGCTGGACCAATCTGCAAcacatcttttttatttattttattacaccATCATACCTCaaataatgtctttttaaaGTGCCTCATCTCATGCAcgctcttttttctctctcagcttTATGGTTAGAGTATCACCAAGACACTTCCTTGAATAAGAGCGTTCTattgaagttgttttgttttttttttctctcgacATGCTGCCACCCACGATGCTGTCATCTTGAATGGAGCTCCAGCCTTGAGTTATTACCAGAGGTACCAGAGCTGTCTGCAGCCACAACCTGATCTCCGCTGCTTCCTGCGCAAAGATCATGTGAACAGACAGATCAGCAGGCCGCTGCCATGCTCATCTTGTCACAAATGAATATTTACCTCAGACTCCTCTGGAGAGGCGGCGACATGATGCAACCGCATCTTTGACGCCGGGGTGTGCCAGTGCATCCGGGGATTTATATTAGTGACGATCCAATTGTCCAAAGCTCCTAATTTCCAGACTCTGTGCTCGGACCACATGGATGAATTAGCCCAAACCCGGCTTGGTGAGGAGCTCGCTCCAGGTAGTCGCTCCTGTTTTATGGAGAAACCATTACTGAAAaggtttatttcatttacacaGGAATAACGAGGCTAATCTGCATCAGTCGTCATATACATCACAACATAGGTCATCTTCCACTAAATGTAGATAGCCTGTTTATAAAAtcacttgtaattttttttcacgaGTCGATCAGGAGGATAAGAGGCGCTGAGGCGCAGCGGGAACCATCTCTGCCATAAGACCAATTATGCGGAACAAATCCGTTAAATGGTGAGTTGTTTTACAGAGCAACATGTTTACCATAGGAGACACAAGTAAGAGTTTGGAGCTTTGAACctgtattttattggggttttgtGCAGTAGACCAACATTAAGTAGCACATATTAGTGCAGTGGAACAATTATTCATGCAAACCATAAATCtgccctcccccccaaaaatgaaagagtggcaagaagaaagaaatcCTTTTATAAGGTGCCACATTTAAGCTACCTGGAGGAGAACTGGAAACTGGAAGAAGgtgttctggtcagatgaaGACCAAAATCTAACCAAAAATGTAACACCTTGTCCACCACAGCAGGGAAGCCGGTAAAGGCTAATGGAGGATATAAAATGCTGGTCAAtcatggaggaaaacaaaagacCAAACAGTGGTGTGGAGGTTCGCCCTCCAACAGGATAACAACTCAAAAcacacaaccagagctacaCCGGGATGTTTAAGATCACACTATATTTATGTGCTAAAATAGCTCAAAGTCCAGACCACTTTTAGCTTGCAGCAGGATGTAGCAGTTAATGTCGGTAAAGCTCTCCACCTTTTCTGCCTGAGCTTGAAGCATTCTGCGGAGAAGAATGATGTTAGATCTCATAGTTTACCGTTGTTATTCAGTTCTAAGTTTAAATTTTGAGTTACgttgtgctgctgctgtttccagGTAGATAAATCAGTCGTTTAACAATCAGGTGCTTTATTTTGCTCAGTATATTTGCACCAGATTAAGCTGACTTCCTAAGGTGGAGGTACTCTACCCAGACACACACCTACAGCCCTGGCCTGCAGAAGCTGCAACGTGGCGTCATTTCAAACAGGAAACGAACCTGCTATCACAGAAACCATCAAGTTTCCCACGTCTTACAAAAGACAAAGTGAGAATAGATGTGTGACCTGATTTCCTCCCCGTTTTCCATTTGATCTTCAGAAGAAAATTAGACCTGAATTCTTctgaaactaaacaattatCTAATTCTGATGATATATTGCTGTCTTTACAAGATGACGAATGTACTTACCTTCTTACCTGCGACTGAAATCATCTTTGAGATGAGTTAAGGAGGGAATGTAGTtattattaataacatttaaaagcaaaataaattatagCAGTGCACAGTAAGCTTAGCTAAAAGATTACACAGagaacaaaaatgagaaaagaggAACTCTTTTCGTACAACGTCAAATTATCAACGTGACATGAAAATCCTGAACCTTCACTCGTTTCATTACACAAAATCAACTGTTGTAGCGGTCTGTGttacagtgaatctgaagaagcctctgactgaagatactctGTTTTCTCAAGATAGTCTCATGAAGAGGTTGATCAAGGTTGTCCATAACTTTCTTGATGTTGCGTAATGATCTCCAGAGGTTCTATAGCTGTCCAAAGAACTATCAGGAACCTTGAAGGGTCTTAGCTTCCTCAAGAAGTCCAATCTCCTCTTATAGACGATTGTTCGCTTTGCCGTCACTATGACTTAGAGTGCTTTAGATGAGATGCCAGAGAAAGTGCTGGACTGACCTGAATTTTGACAAGATAATTAGCTCTCTACGTTATGTGAAATATGCCTTTTTACCCCTCTAGATGTTGGGAAAATGAGTAGACAAGAAAGCAGGAAAGAAGCTGTTTCATTACATGTTGTTACATTTAGAAGAATGGTTTATTCTACTGGACTGTTCTGATATCAAACCTCCTGACCTactagcaaaaatgctaaagccACTTACTCTTCATCTTCTTTTCCAGTGAGTTAGCCAGAAATGCCAGCACATTTGTCAGTCATATCACCACTATTGAACATTTTGCCCCAAGGCAACTGCTGCTTGAATAAGAAACCTTCAAACCTTAGCATCCACAGAGGAGTCAGGCGCTATGAAGGCCTCTCGGTATGACTCAGAGGAAGCGCTTGCCTGGTCAGCATGACACTTCACAGCAGTACAATATGGGGGCTGCAGCCAATACAGTCGTACCACCAGATAAAAACAACAGGATTTTATTACTTCCAGCCTTCCTGAAACTACTTCTGTTGCTTCTAATGCGTTCAATAAGGTACAACACTATGAATCAACAATGGACaagaaaatgaatcaataatCAGGACTGAGTAGTACTGTAGTAGAGTCTTTGCTTGATTGTGGGCTTAGTTATTTGGAAGTCAGTTCTGTGGTAATACACAGCCAGACCACACTCACAACCACGGCCATTTGAGTGAAGCAACAGTTGTCTGATTGCAACAGCAGGAAAAAGTCACAGTCCGACTTTTCCCCTGTCACATATGAAACATGTAACATGTGAAAATCAAGTTTTATTCTATGTGGGGAACATTTTCCCACATGCGTTTCACATGGCACAACCCAGCATAATTTCCTCGtatgaaataagacagaaaatgtttcacatgtgGGACATGCAGTTTCCTCATGTGCAGCACATGCATCAAGGTGGAAAGGCTTTACACCCATGCTTTCTCTAGCATACAGTAAATCAAAGTGTGCTCTGACTGCTTGCTTGATCTCATATGTGACTTTGCATGTCAGATTAGTTTTTTCCACAAGAAAACTCACATTGACTCCAAATCCCAAAGTAAAAATCTCACCTTCCATACATCCAGCATTTTTAAGTGAGTCAGAATAGGAAGGAATGAAAATCTTTCCTGACAGTGATCAAAATTCATGGAAGAGCCGAAACCTTTGCAGTCGCTGTGGGTTTCTAACATGATAACTATTTGTAACTATTGTAGAtgaagtatattttatttattttagtgaatCGATACTTAACTTACTGTACTTCATATGAACGCATAATGAGAGGTAGTAAGGGTAAAAGTCTCATGActcaaagttttgcttttgctggAGACCCTCACCCACATGTGTTGTTCTGTGTTTAAGTTTGACAGAGCAAAAGAAAACCGTCCTTTTTGTAACTAAGCTTGAATCATCTCATTACTAAATCCTGTAATGAGTAAAAAGGTCGAATGTCTCACATATTTTGGGGGAGAAAATAAGAAGGTTTAAGACATCTAAGAATAAGGGAGACGTTTTCCAcacattttctctgcttttgtCATGAGCTTTCTTCTTTCTTGTGATTGATCTAGAGTTCCAGTTACGGTTTTTGCCGTCATCCTTCCGTGTCATTATgtaaattcacagcaaatacCTTGAGGTTGGCAAGAAAACCAGCATGCCACATTTATAAATCAGgacttggagaaaaaaacaacaacaatcttttacattcaaaatgtacctttttttcccccattgtgGAAACTGATTCGATGGTACACCAGATTAGCCAGAAGGTCGGTGACCTACAACCTGCGCACTGAACACTGGGAGGGAAAGGAGTCATGCAGAGAGGAAGCGCATATGCAAATatcactgtttttttcttttgcaacaaAGCATAAAGCAACTGCATAGAatacatttcataaaatgtctacacatattttatgtaaattctAGATATCTACATATTtaaatttccatatttttcacTCCATTTTTGACCactttgtacatttaaataaaaataatttctccgGTGGTCAGGATGTAACTGCTGAACCTGCAGAGACCAGAAACGTTTAGGAAGACGGACGGGTGGATGAATTTACGAATATAACTTCAAACCTGAGAGGAAACGAagtctgcaaataaaaatcttttctttcatcttttgtGGATGCAGTGGTGCTAACAGACCGAGCGTAAACTGCATCAAAAGTGTTGTATAATAAAGAAAGACACACAGATTtgattttttccatttattatcAAGAGGAGTTTAAGTACTGAAGGATATAAATACAAACTGCAATGAAGACGTtcgtaataaaatgtttacattaatcGCTCCCAAATAAAGCAAAGATAGCATCATGAAATCTTTCTTTACCTTGATGActgttttctcatgttttgttAGATGGTTTCATATTTAACAGAACTATTGATTTCAAGCcaaattatatttaatcttAATATAATAATATCTATTAAAAGTTGATGGCTATAATTCTATATGCAGAATAAATATTGATATGATGCCTCACTCAAATGTAACTTAAAtctcatcattaaaaaaaaaacccatgtaATTATGCAACACAATAAGTCAAAAATGAGTGCAAAGTCAAAACCCGACTTATTGAGGAAAACAGCAGTAAAATCTCTTCAATACTTAAGAGGTAAAACATTTCGAGGTATGAtggttcacatatgcatttctGTAGTTTAGTCTGAAATATGTAAACAACCAGGTGTGATGCATCTTTAACTATATTCCGGTTCAATTTGAAGTAAAGTTTCTTAAAATTTATAAACAAATTCGTAGAAGAGTCGATGTCTGTGAGACAGTGAAGGCACAGAGAAGCAATCGCGTTCAGGTTTACTTGAGCAACTATTTGGCACAACATTTAATCAACAATCTGTCCTTAATGATGTTGACTGAACGTTGCTGAACTTTGTCTGATTCTATGAATGCTACCTTCCCATCATAAACGCATTTTTCTCACTGCGTCAGAGagaataaatcaaacatttcaccttttcagtatttttaaaaatatctcttTCTTTAgataaacactgaaatgtttgatttaaaaaaacgtgttgaaacaagtttacaaaaaaaaatcacctttaCTTTTAAATCCACAGTTTGTCTAAAATTACCTATTAACAAGAAAACCATAACTgacaaaacaacaattatttactgcataaaacataattacatataagagaaaaaaaaaaaacataattacatataagagaaaaacaatcataatTGATTGAAATATATGCAACTTCTTCAAAATATAATACATACATTATgccatttcttctgtttctgtaacatcatttgttgaaagaagtttgatataaatgaaaaacaacaaaagcaactCTAATACGATCCACCCTTTTGCACAGACAGCATAATCACATGTATTTCCACACCAGTAAAACACAAAGGGGGGAATCTATCAtctataaatatgaaataaagaataaataccttcattcaaaatgtacaaatgctGGGTTAATTTCAGATATCctgttttatgatgttttatcctgttttcaaaaactaaaaccattAAGCTAATCATCAACTCCTCCcgactcctcttcctcactcatAATGCTCCCTTGCCCTGTTCCATACCTGCCTTGCATTTCAGCGGCTTACGTCACCTAGCTTTGATTAAATAACGCTAAACCTTTGACTTTATTTGCGTCTACTAGTGTAAAATACATATTCTGCAGCACTGAGCCAATAATAATGTTACCTAATTGTTACCTGACATGATGTGCAGAAGCTCTGTCTGCGCTGGTGAAGATTTACCATTTGGTATGCCAAACTAGAGGAGGCTCtgacttattattttgagtatTTCTGCTTATTTGACCATTCAGGAACAATTTATGGACTGCATAGAGGGAATCAGACTTTTATCTCTAGATGGTCAGGGCGTTATGAGGCactgaagaaaaagaacaagacAGTGAAATCTCAGCAAAGGCAACATAATATGTCCTTATGCAGTAGCACACTAATATTTACATCCTTCATACCGATGCGCCTGCACTGTACAAAACAGTAGTTCATACATCACGGATATGATGATTGATGTTTCGCAAAATATGCatcattttctcacatttagaGCCAAATACCTAAATATCagcaaacatggaaaaataagaaacagtgtgACAGCAGCTGGAGGGAGGAGATTATGgattcagaaatatttcactttaatatTGTGTCTGGGCAGAATGATGTTGGGTTACATCTTCCTAACTGGTACAGAAAAGATCTTAAAGTGTCCAGTTTAACTTCATTTCTTtcgttttgttattttcagattttattactTTGATATTCTGGTGATTTCCCCTAAATTTCATTGTGCTAAAACTTCTTAAATATACTCTACACACATCTGGGTCCTTAACTGTTAAAGATTTATAGGTAAATTTCACCATCATCTATTGGTCAATAAAAGCCTGCCAAGAGTTTAGTAATatgttttaatgtaactttaaatttttaacttttgtgcTATAAAGTCCCTCAATTTCCTATTGATGGGCAAATGACCTAAACCTCACTGTGGTGGTCAGAATGAAAAGTCTTCAGACTTTTTGtatgttaaagtaaaaaaaaaaaaatctatatacgTTTTCAATTTTAACAAAGAAATGGAGCCTTGGCCaaaattcaaactgggagaCTCGACCAGCTTCACCACATCATCTAATCACTACGCCCGACCGCAGCCAATCCGGACCGGAGCTTCACGCCACTCCAGCCAATCGTCGTCCAAAGACACCTTCAAAAGTCCGAGCTACCCTGGGGTCTTCCTGCTCGTCAGCCGTGCTTCGACCCACCTCCTCCCCTTCTCCACCTTCACCATGAGGGTCGTCGTCCAGGATCCCTTGTGCTCTTCCTCTCCAAGCTCCGCTCCACCACCAGTTTCGGTCCCGGGGGGAAGACTATCCCGAGCTCGCCGAGCAGACCGCCTGCTCACGGCGATCCTCGGCTCACGGTCTTCTGccgggtccgagcgccaaagaaattgtaccattaaatctttttaactgctattttcttctctgtgtgagtctctccagattgaaatgtacaaaagtcTTATTTATTGGCTTATGCAACAAATGTCTTCCTAACAGTTCTGCATCTCATTTCATAATGGCTTTAATCTCTACAACAGGATGCTTATTGTACAGCTTTAGTCTTAAATATCATACAGTAGAGGCATGCTTTTCTTAATAATGTTATGTAGAGAAGAACAATTGCTATATTTACACATTTCCCTTGCATGCTACCATCCAAGGTGGCACTAattcctcctctttttcttccacttacgAATCCTAACCAGACACCCAGCTGTGCGAGGTGCTCTTCACTCTTTGGGTAAATCCAGCTGCAGGGTCGAAATTAAAGTCTAGCGCCCCGCCGTCCATGAGGGTGTCATGGAGGACCGACTCCAGGTCACATTCCAACCTCTCTATGGGCATGTTGTCCAGGTCGCTGGGTAGCCGCTCCTGATGATGGCTGTGAGGGTGAACCAAGTTCAGTTCCTTGTAGCTGTTGGTGTAGCTCGCTGAAAAGTCATTAGTGTGTGCTAGATGTCCTTGCGGAGGCTGCATGCAAGTCCTCAGCCTGTTTAGTCGTTGGGGAGGCCCTGAGACAGTAGTCAGGCTAGCCAAGGGTATCATGTTGCAACTATTCAAGTCTCTTGAGGGAGAAGTACCTTGCCTATGTATAGATTGTGGGTTTACATGTAGACCTGGGTGACTCTGAGGAGGGGTAATTATTTTAATACCAGGATGACTCACTATATGGTTGTGACTGCTGTAAGCGGACATGAGACTACTTACCCTTCCAGTGTCAGACACCCTTATGTCACTGGAAGGCATTATGTCTCTACTGGAGCCTGCATCAGCAGTCAGTAGCTCTTTGAGGAGTCCGGCTGGACAGATGTACTGGTTCTCATAACCTCCAAATCCAGGCTTGTTCTCTGGAAGTGTCTGCATGGGAACAGGCGACAGAGAGTTCAGCCTCACCTGGCTGTACATGCACTTACTGTAGTCCTGGCTCATGCCAGGAGATCCGTAGGAGCCGCTCTGAAGCCCGGCGTTGTTCGGGGAACGTGGCGAGTCTGAGCCGTGCTGGGGGGCTTTAGGAGACAGCAGGTGGAGGTTATCCAGCAAACTCTCCATGACCCTTTCTGAGCCGTGTTGGCCCATGGATCCAGACACCTCAGAGAGGCTGGGAAGGCTGGAGGTTATCTTGGTCCCAGATGTGGCGGGGAACAGCATGAGTCCGTCAGACTCCACGATATCCTCCTGCTCAGAAGGAAACGGAGAACGGCGTCCACTCAGAGTGCTGGCGTCGGAGCTGGTGCGGGTTCTGAAAGAGCTCCAGGCTTCAAAGTCCTCGTTGTTGTGGGACTTTGGGCTTCCCAGCCAGTTAGAGTACTGGGAGCCTGGGCTGCTTCCTTCCCCCTCCACGCTTTCCTGTAAAGACATCTGAGGACAGAAAAACTCATGAAAACCTCCCACAGGCCGTCTTAATAACGGAGTTTTGCTGTTTGTCAAAAACCTCATACCTTTTTCTTTGTGGCTCTTCCTTTACTCTTGAtaaatttattgttgttgtcCATGGAGACGGCTCTGCGTCGAGGCGACTTTCCGTTCTTTCCTCCTTCGGGATTCAGCATCCACCAGGAGCTTTTCCCCGTCCCTTCATTCTGTATGCGCACGAAGCGGCTGTGCAGCGACAGGTTGTGTCGGATGGAGTTCTGGACAGAAAAAATACGAGGAACAAATTAAGCTCAGAAAAATTATTGATTGATGTAAAgaaatttatatttagtttttggtCGAAGAGTGACAAACTGCCTGTCTAAATGacgtatttattttctttggagGATGATAAAGCATTTTGAAGTGCCTGCTGCTGCAAcgtgcaacacaaataaaatttgtcaTAAAAAGGAGACGTTGGTAGAAGCCATGATGGTCGaagcaaaaaagaacaaaaatcaacGTAACACTGAACGACAACAGACTGCTGATTCACAGCTAAAGAAAATCATTTCCTCCACATGATGCTGACATTTCTATGTGTTAAGTTTGATATGAAGTAatacatttttgctgcacattttAAGCAAGCTTAAAAATGCATCATCTCCTTCCAGAGCACCTTCATCAATATGTTTGCTCTG
This region of Xiphophorus hellerii strain 12219 chromosome 11, Xiphophorus_hellerii-4.1, whole genome shotgun sequence genomic DNA includes:
- the LOC116728383 gene encoding forkhead box protein O1-A-like isoform X1; protein product: MAEAPPPQVQPVDIDPDFEPLPRPRSCTWPLHRPELVDPAGSNTSSPAPSVQQEPGGNAEFISSLGLLEENYEEYAEDKAHCHVFHHHHHHHHLQQQQQQQQQLPGPQLPPQQQVSPSGVPPLGASGQRKISSSRRNAWGNMSYADLITKAIDSSPEKRLTLSQIYDWMVKSVPYFKDKGDSNSSAGWKNSIRHNLSLHSRFVRIQNEGTGKSSWWMLNPEGGKNGKSPRRRAVSMDNNNKFIKSKGRATKKKMSLQESVEGEGSSPGSQYSNWLGSPKSHNNEDFEAWSSFRTRTSSDASTLSGRRSPFPSEQEDIVESDGLMLFPATSGTKITSSLPSLSEVSGSMGQHGSERVMESLLDNLHLLSPKAPQHGSDSPRSPNNAGLQSGSYGSPGMSQDYSKCMYSQVRLNSLSPVPMQTLPENKPGFGGYENQYICPAGLLKELLTADAGSSRDIMPSSDIRVSDTGRVSSLMSAYSSHNHIVSHPGIKIITPPQSHPGLHVNPQSIHRQGTSPSRDLNSCNMIPLASLTTVSGPPQRLNRLRTCMQPPQGHLAHTNDFSASYTNSYKELNLVHPHSHHQERLPSDLDNMPIERLECDLESVLHDTLMDGGALDFNFDPAAGFTQRVKSTSHSWVSG
- the LOC116728383 gene encoding forkhead box protein O1-B-like isoform X2; its protein translation is MAEAPPPQVQPVDIDPDFEPLPRPRSCTWPLHRPELVDPAGSNTSSPAPSVQQEPGGNAEFISSLGLLEENYEEYAEDKAHCHVFHHHHHHHHLQQQQQQQQQLPGPQLPPQQQVSPSGVPPLGASGQRKISSSRRNAWGNMSYADLITKAIDSSPEKRLTLSQIYDWMVKSVPYFKDKGDSNSSAGWKNSIRHNLSLHSRFVRIQNEGTGKSSWWMLNPEGGKNGKSPRRRAVSMDNNNKFIKSKGRATKKKMSLQESVEGEGSSPGSQYSNWLGSPKSHNNEDFEAWSSFRTRTSSDASTLSGRRSPFPSEQEDIVESDGLMLFPATSGTKITSSLPSLSEVSGSMGQHGSERVMESLLDNLHLLSPKAPQHGSDSPRSPNNAGLQSGSYGSPGMSQDYSKCMYSQVRLNSLSPVPMQTLPENKPGFGGYENQYICPAGLLKELLTADAGSSRDIMPSSDIRVSDTGRSHPGLHVNPQSIHRQGTSPSRDLNSCNMIPLASLTTVSGPPQRLNRLRTCMQPPQGHLAHTNDFSASYTNSYKELNLVHPHSHHQERLPSDLDNMPIERLECDLESVLHDTLMDGGALDFNFDPAAGFTQRVKSTSHSWVSG